A region of Geothrix edaphica DNA encodes the following proteins:
- a CDS encoding proton-conducting transporter membrane subunit — protein sequence MKLYLLALLAAAASGVPGLWMRRRGGEVAVGLLGLAGVLGLGASLAVLSGGPGGSFALRTASLGTPGLLVVDPVAAFFAIPVLVLAFCGALYGLGYWEGRRGNTPALRLVYGLLVACLVLLVAASHILVFLLAWEGMAIAAFLLVMAEDREAETRRAGWIYLVATHTGTLFLFGAFALLARTTGQSGFAALPVGLAATGAGTALFALFLLGFGFKAGVLPLHFWLPPAHAAAPSHVSALMSGVLLKMGILGLVRFLSWVPDPPLWWGGVLVALGALSGLLGVAFALGQHDLKRLLAYHSIENIGIILLGLGLGTLGKSLGNPVMQTLGYAGALLHVLNHSLFKGLLFLSAGAVLHATGTRDLERLGGLGQRMPWTSGAFLVGSWAICGLPPLNGFVSEWLIYLGAFRGLGLGRQAWPVVILLSLALIGALALACFAKAFAAVFLGLPRTGAGAHAHEAPRVMLLPMGVLALACLAIGVAPLLLMPALGRVADALGPAAGAGLSSLGGLGAISGVALALGLLALLLWRWLRPVPQAGDLPTWDCGYAAPDARMEYTASSFADGLVRGLRWALWPVVHRPKVSGWFPRPSRYESQVPDPVLDRAATPSLRLTVKGAALLRVAQGGALPVYLLYVLLTLLVLLVWMVA from the coding sequence ATGAAGCTCTACCTGCTCGCCCTCCTGGCCGCGGCGGCTTCCGGTGTACCGGGGCTGTGGATGCGGCGGAGGGGCGGAGAGGTGGCGGTCGGGCTGCTGGGGCTGGCCGGCGTGCTGGGTCTGGGGGCCTCGCTGGCGGTGCTCTCGGGTGGTCCGGGCGGCTCGTTCGCCCTCCGCACGGCCTCGCTGGGAACGCCCGGCCTCCTGGTGGTCGACCCGGTCGCGGCCTTCTTCGCCATTCCCGTCCTGGTGCTGGCCTTCTGCGGGGCGCTCTACGGCCTGGGCTACTGGGAGGGGCGCCGGGGCAACACGCCGGCCCTGCGCCTGGTCTACGGGCTGCTGGTGGCCTGCCTGGTGCTGCTGGTGGCGGCCTCGCACATCCTGGTCTTCCTGCTGGCCTGGGAGGGCATGGCCATCGCCGCCTTCCTGCTGGTGATGGCCGAGGACCGCGAAGCCGAGACCCGGCGCGCCGGCTGGATCTACCTGGTGGCCACCCACACGGGCACCCTGTTCCTGTTCGGGGCCTTCGCCCTGCTGGCCAGGACCACGGGCCAGTCCGGCTTCGCCGCGCTGCCGGTGGGCCTGGCTGCCACCGGCGCCGGGACGGCCCTCTTCGCGCTCTTCCTGCTGGGCTTCGGCTTCAAGGCGGGGGTGCTCCCGCTGCACTTCTGGCTGCCCCCGGCCCACGCCGCCGCCCCCAGCCACGTCTCGGCGCTGATGTCCGGCGTGCTGCTCAAGATGGGCATCCTGGGGCTGGTCCGCTTCCTCTCCTGGGTGCCGGATCCACCGCTCTGGTGGGGCGGCGTGCTGGTGGCGCTGGGCGCCCTGTCCGGCCTCCTCGGCGTGGCCTTCGCCCTGGGCCAGCACGACCTGAAGCGCCTGCTCGCCTACCACTCCATCGAGAACATCGGGATCATCCTGCTGGGGCTGGGGCTCGGCACCCTGGGCAAGAGCCTGGGGAACCCGGTGATGCAGACCCTGGGCTACGCCGGGGCCCTGCTCCACGTGCTGAACCACAGCCTCTTCAAGGGCCTGCTGTTCCTGTCGGCGGGCGCCGTGCTGCACGCCACGGGCACCCGGGACCTGGAGCGCCTGGGCGGGCTGGGCCAGCGCATGCCCTGGACCTCCGGGGCCTTCCTCGTCGGTTCCTGGGCCATCTGCGGCCTGCCGCCTCTCAACGGCTTCGTGAGCGAGTGGCTGATCTACCTGGGGGCCTTCCGGGGACTGGGCCTCGGACGGCAGGCCTGGCCCGTGGTGATCCTCCTGTCCCTGGCCCTCATCGGGGCCCTGGCCCTGGCCTGCTTCGCCAAGGCGTTCGCGGCCGTCTTCCTGGGGCTGCCGAGGACGGGCGCAGGGGCCCACGCCCATGAGGCGCCCCGCGTGATGCTCCTGCCCATGGGGGTGCTGGCCCTGGCCTGCCTGGCGATCGGCGTGGCCCCCCTGCTCCTGATGCCCGCCCTGGGCCGCGTGGCGGATGCCCTCGGCCCCGCGGCCGGCGCCGGTCTGTCCTCCCTGGGCGGGCTGGGTGCGATCTCGGGCGTGGCCCTGGCCCTGGGGCTTCTGGCGCTCCTGCTCTGGCGCTGGCTTCGGCCCGTTCCCCAGGCCGGCGACCTGCCCACCTGGGACTGCGGCTATGCCGCCCCGGATGCGCGCATGGAGTACACGGCCTCGTCCTTCGCGGACGGCCTGGTGCGGGGGCTCCGCTGGGCCCTCTGGCCCGTGGTGCATCGGCCCAAGGTGTCGGGCTGGTTCCCGCGCCCTTCGAGGTACGAGAGCCAGGTGCCCGATCCGGTCCTCGACCGGGCCGCGACGCCTTCCCTGCGGCTCACCGTCAAGGGCGCCGCCCTGCTCCGCGTGGCCCAGGGCGGGGCGCTGCCCGTCTACCTGCTGTATGTCCTGCTCACCCTGCTGGTGCTCCTGGTCTGGATGGTGGCCTGA
- a CDS encoding proton-conducting transporter membrane subunit, which produces MLDVALVLASSGCWFAGALLSASSRPPERLATGLGLLGSLLALGASLHLLLGGAPSGLFFRAWGFPARLELDALSAAFLLPLHLVGGLGLIYGQRYWPAQLAWGSGRSLRFFYGLLVAAMTLLFLARHGLVFLVAWELMAVSAFFLVGTEHEKPEVRRASWVYLACTHTGTLLLTAMVILMAQRMGGLLWVPLPAATSPWFEGGILLLALAGFGFKAGVLPLHFWLPSAHASAPSHVSAILSAVMLKTGIYGLLRVSSLLPGIPRGVGGTLLALGALTALYGVGNALAQRDYKRLLAYSSIENLGIILMGVGLGWTGRAAHDPWLTALGFGGALFHVWNHSLFKSLLFYGAGAILHATGTRDMEALGGLGRKMPRTALALFPAVLAVTALPPFNAFLSEWFLYRGLFLSLGRGYPWSAALGLVALALAGGLAAVAFARFFGTLFLGSPRSRAAEHAHDPASSMLLPMAVLAGLCLVVGLGAFLLLPLLDRAVSALAPGTPALLAAGLHGDLRLLAGLELALLLLVAAGLVWLRRPADAPEAAPQDLPTWGCGYAAPVPRAQYTGSSFADAWAPVQPGLRARLPHLRGLFPGGASFRQAFREPFGEVLLEPRVARAAERLLRFRRLQPGHLPVYLLYVLLTLLGVFLWMLLRERLLG; this is translated from the coding sequence ATGCTGGATGTGGCCTTGGTCCTCGCGTCCTCCGGATGCTGGTTCGCAGGGGCCCTGCTGTCCGCCTCCTCGCGGCCGCCGGAGCGCCTGGCCACGGGCCTCGGCCTCCTGGGCAGCCTCCTGGCCCTGGGCGCCTCGCTCCACCTCCTGCTCGGGGGAGCCCCCTCGGGCCTGTTCTTCCGGGCGTGGGGCTTCCCGGCCCGCCTGGAGCTGGATGCGCTGTCCGCGGCCTTCCTGCTCCCCCTCCACCTGGTCGGGGGGCTCGGCCTGATCTACGGGCAGCGCTACTGGCCGGCCCAGCTGGCCTGGGGCTCGGGGCGCTCCCTCCGCTTCTTCTACGGCCTGCTCGTGGCGGCCATGACGCTGCTCTTCCTGGCCCGGCACGGGCTGGTGTTCCTGGTGGCCTGGGAGCTGATGGCCGTGTCGGCCTTCTTCCTGGTGGGCACCGAGCACGAGAAGCCGGAGGTCCGGCGCGCCAGCTGGGTCTACCTGGCCTGCACCCACACGGGCACCCTCCTCCTCACGGCCATGGTCATCCTCATGGCCCAGCGGATGGGGGGGCTCCTCTGGGTGCCCCTTCCGGCCGCCACCTCGCCCTGGTTCGAGGGCGGCATCCTCCTCCTGGCCCTGGCGGGCTTCGGCTTCAAGGCGGGCGTGCTGCCCCTGCACTTCTGGCTGCCTTCGGCCCACGCCAGCGCCCCCAGCCACGTCTCGGCCATCCTGTCGGCGGTGATGCTCAAGACGGGCATCTACGGCCTCCTCCGCGTGTCGAGCCTGCTGCCGGGAATCCCCCGGGGGGTGGGCGGCACCCTCCTGGCCCTGGGGGCGCTCACGGCCCTCTATGGCGTGGGGAACGCGCTGGCCCAGCGGGACTACAAGCGGCTCCTGGCCTACTCGAGCATCGAGAACCTGGGGATCATCCTCATGGGCGTGGGGCTGGGCTGGACGGGTCGGGCCGCCCACGATCCCTGGCTGACGGCCCTGGGCTTCGGCGGGGCCCTCTTCCATGTCTGGAACCACTCGCTCTTCAAGAGCCTCCTGTTCTACGGGGCTGGGGCCATCCTGCACGCCACGGGCACCCGGGACATGGAGGCGCTGGGGGGGTTGGGCCGGAAGATGCCCCGCACGGCCCTGGCCCTCTTCCCGGCGGTGCTGGCGGTGACGGCCCTGCCGCCCTTCAACGCCTTCCTCAGCGAGTGGTTCCTCTACCGGGGCCTCTTCCTCTCGCTTGGCCGGGGGTACCCCTGGTCCGCGGCCCTGGGCCTGGTGGCCCTGGCCCTGGCGGGGGGCCTGGCGGCGGTGGCCTTCGCCCGGTTCTTCGGCACGCTGTTCCTGGGGTCGCCCCGGAGCAGGGCCGCGGAGCACGCCCATGACCCCGCAAGCTCCATGCTCCTGCCCATGGCCGTCCTGGCGGGCCTCTGCCTGGTGGTGGGCCTGGGCGCCTTCCTGCTCCTGCCCCTCCTGGACCGCGCGGTCTCCGCCCTGGCGCCGGGGACCCCGGCTCTGCTCGCCGCGGGGCTTCACGGGGACCTGCGGCTGCTTGCGGGCCTGGAGCTCGCCCTCCTGCTGCTCGTCGCGGCGGGCCTCGTCTGGCTGCGCCGGCCGGCCGACGCGCCGGAGGCCGCGCCGCAGGACCTCCCCACCTGGGGCTGCGGCTACGCGGCCCCCGTGCCCCGGGCCCAGTACACCGGCAGCTCCTTCGCGGATGCCTGGGCGCCGGTCCAGCCGGGCCTGCGGGCGCGGCTGCCGCACCTCCGGGGGCTGTTCCCGGGCGGAGCCTCCTTCCGGCAGGCTTTCCGGGAGCCCTTCGGCGAAGTGCTCCTGGAGCCGCGGGTGGCCCGGGCGGCGGAACGGCTGCTCCGGTTCCGCCGCCTCCAGCCGGGCCACCTGCCGGTCTACCTCCTCTATGTGCTGCTGACCCTCCTGGGCGTCTTCCTCTGGATGCTGCTGAGGGAGAGGTTGCTGGGATGA
- a CDS encoding DUF4382 domain-containing protein → MLNWRTSFLWLAGLGLSLLVACSGGSSSGGGSGTMNVHLVDGPISGYQEINVNIQSVEIASGSGWITLGTPNKTINLLNLVGGVDETLAAGATLPAGHYGQMRLVLGSGNTVKLADGTVEPLKVPSGMQSGIKLIVNFDVAAGTTKDVWIDFDAAHSIQVVQAGMSGQYILRPTIWAFDKLVTGSIHGTLTDAATSAGIAGATVYAETLDGSGNARIARHTVTDATGAYTLDLLPVGSTYYVVSQPATGSATTLKAYDAKASDAFALSATTPVFTYSAAFTANASLGGVGGGLTPVATSSQSDQVNLLQSLTTSSGSHTFIVQTNMATVGTSTETYTFPTVPIGTYSVQAVRTTLNLDGTTTTTTSTVQPATVTLGVTATVNLGL, encoded by the coding sequence ATGCTGAACTGGCGCACATCCTTCCTGTGGTTGGCCGGCCTGGGGCTGTCCCTTCTGGTGGCCTGCAGCGGCGGATCGAGTTCCGGCGGTGGCAGCGGAACCATGAACGTGCACCTGGTGGATGGCCCCATTTCCGGCTACCAGGAGATCAACGTCAACATCCAGTCCGTGGAGATCGCCAGCGGCAGCGGCTGGATCACCCTCGGCACCCCCAACAAGACCATCAACCTGCTGAACCTGGTGGGCGGTGTGGACGAGACTCTCGCGGCAGGAGCCACCCTGCCGGCGGGCCACTACGGGCAGATGCGGCTGGTCCTCGGCTCCGGCAACACGGTGAAGCTGGCGGACGGCACCGTCGAGCCGCTGAAGGTGCCCTCGGGCATGCAGAGCGGCATCAAGCTGATCGTGAACTTCGATGTGGCCGCGGGCACCACGAAGGATGTGTGGATCGACTTCGACGCAGCCCACTCCATCCAGGTGGTGCAGGCGGGGATGTCGGGCCAGTACATCCTGCGACCCACGATCTGGGCCTTCGACAAGCTCGTCACGGGCTCCATCCACGGGACGCTGACAGATGCCGCGACCTCCGCGGGTATTGCGGGAGCCACGGTCTATGCGGAGACCCTGGATGGTTCCGGGAACGCGCGGATAGCCCGCCACACGGTGACGGACGCCACTGGCGCCTACACCCTGGACCTGCTCCCGGTGGGTTCGACCTACTACGTGGTGAGCCAGCCCGCCACCGGCTCGGCGACGACCCTCAAGGCCTATGACGCCAAGGCCAGCGACGCCTTCGCCCTCAGCGCCACCACCCCGGTGTTCACCTACAGCGCGGCGTTCACCGCGAATGCCTCGCTCGGGGGCGTGGGCGGCGGCCTCACACCGGTGGCCACCAGCAGCCAGAGCGATCAGGTCAACCTGCTCCAGTCCCTGACCACCTCCTCTGGCAGCCACACCTTCATCGTCCAGACGAACATGGCCACTGTGGGCACCTCCACGGAGACCTACACGTTCCCGACGGTCCCGATCGGCACCTACAGTGTCCAGGCCGTGCGGACCACCTTGAACCTGGATGGCACCACCACCACGACCACCTCCACCGTCCAGCCGGCCACCGTAACCCTGGGCGTGACCGCGACCGTGAACCTGGGGCTCTGA
- a CDS encoding N-acetylornithine carbamoyltransferase, with protein MKHFTRIADLGPEGVQQILAKAAAWKKTRPGAIFADRILGMVFFNPSLRTRASFEAAMLRHGGHAIVLEVGAGTWKLEDRDGAVMDSDRAEHVREGVPVLGRYVDALAVRTFSHGDGDAIDELDPVINAFRRFSTVPVLSMESAREHPHQGLADLLTIQEAHGTTKVPVTLTWAPHMKPLPKAVPNSFLLTAAACGAEIRVAHPKGYELAPEVRAEAEKYAAATGGKILYTTDQDAALEGSAAVYAKAWGPSTSSGLEAAPMADLGAWMPTAAHMQKAAKEAIFTHCLPVRRNLEVHDSVLDGPWSRVVDEAENRFHVQRATIDHLLNA; from the coding sequence ATGAAGCACTTCACCCGCATCGCCGACCTGGGCCCGGAGGGTGTCCAGCAGATCCTGGCCAAGGCCGCCGCCTGGAAGAAGACCAGGCCCGGCGCCATCTTCGCGGACCGCATCCTGGGCATGGTCTTCTTCAACCCCAGCCTGCGGACCCGGGCCAGCTTCGAGGCGGCCATGCTGCGGCACGGCGGCCACGCCATCGTGCTCGAGGTGGGCGCCGGCACCTGGAAGCTGGAAGATCGCGACGGCGCCGTGATGGATTCGGATCGCGCCGAGCACGTGCGCGAAGGCGTGCCCGTGCTGGGCCGCTACGTGGACGCCCTGGCCGTGCGCACCTTCTCCCACGGCGACGGGGACGCCATCGATGAGCTCGATCCCGTCATCAACGCCTTCCGTCGCTTCTCCACGGTGCCCGTGCTGAGCATGGAAAGCGCCCGCGAGCACCCCCACCAGGGCCTGGCGGACCTGCTCACCATCCAGGAGGCCCACGGCACCACGAAGGTGCCTGTCACCCTCACCTGGGCGCCCCACATGAAGCCCCTGCCCAAGGCCGTGCCCAACTCCTTCCTGCTCACCGCCGCGGCCTGCGGCGCCGAGATCCGGGTGGCCCACCCCAAGGGCTACGAGCTGGCGCCGGAAGTCCGCGCCGAAGCCGAGAAGTATGCGGCGGCCACCGGCGGGAAGATCCTCTACACCACCGACCAGGACGCCGCCCTGGAGGGCAGCGCCGCCGTCTACGCCAAGGCCTGGGGCCCCTCCACCAGCTCCGGCCTGGAGGCGGCGCCCATGGCCGACCTGGGCGCCTGGATGCCCACCGCCGCCCACATGCAGAAGGCCGCGAAGGAAGCCATCTTCACCCACTGCCTGCCCGTGCGCCGGAACCTGGAAGTCCACGACAGCGTCCTGGACGGCCCCTGGAGCCGCGTCGTGGACGAGGCCGAGAACCGCTTCCACGTTCAGCGCGCCACCATCGACCACCTTTTGAACGCCTGA
- a CDS encoding type II secretion system F family protein, with translation MRFTVRLTHSNGEVLVRDFEAESVEALRARVMAEGGFPLEITRTDTAFRSRAQLKTESLVLFNQELLALLKAGIPLLQSLELLVGHGKDPQLRRSLTQVVALVREGMSFSDALEQAGSFPPVYRSNVVAGERSGTLPDVLARWLSFQKFAQHSRRRIIEALFYPAFLVLVLILALGVIFNVVLPRFAEFYAGGDIEMPLITRVLLGMGKVISSTLWLQGLILVGLGVLARWMAASEAGRKLAERLLLMLPKVGTLYRMYHSSVFSRTLGVLLSGGLPAVQALEVVQRTSPSERMKAGLATVTEKVRAGSSLHLALEQAKILDPLAVEMVRVGEQSSALPEMLDHVADFFDQEVEKATTAVTSLIGPILILFMGVVVLALLLAIYVPLFNASSVVR, from the coding sequence ATGCGATTCACGGTCCGGCTCACCCATTCCAACGGCGAGGTCCTTGTTCGGGACTTCGAGGCGGAGAGCGTCGAGGCGCTGCGGGCCCGCGTCATGGCCGAGGGCGGCTTCCCGCTGGAGATCACCCGCACCGACACGGCGTTCCGCAGCCGCGCGCAGCTGAAGACCGAGTCCCTGGTGCTCTTCAACCAGGAGCTGCTGGCCCTGCTGAAAGCCGGCATCCCCCTTCTGCAGTCGCTGGAGCTGCTGGTGGGGCACGGCAAGGATCCCCAGCTGCGCCGCAGCCTCACCCAGGTGGTGGCGCTGGTGCGTGAGGGCATGTCCTTCTCGGACGCCCTGGAGCAGGCCGGCAGCTTCCCTCCCGTCTACCGCAGCAACGTGGTGGCGGGCGAGCGCAGCGGCACCCTGCCGGACGTGCTGGCCCGCTGGCTGTCCTTCCAGAAGTTCGCCCAGCACAGCCGCCGCCGCATCATCGAGGCCCTGTTCTACCCGGCCTTCCTGGTGCTGGTGCTGATCCTCGCCCTCGGCGTGATCTTCAACGTGGTGCTGCCCCGCTTCGCGGAATTCTACGCGGGCGGCGACATCGAGATGCCCCTGATCACCAGGGTCCTGCTGGGCATGGGCAAGGTGATCAGCTCCACCCTCTGGCTCCAGGGCCTCATCCTCGTCGGACTCGGCGTCCTCGCCCGGTGGATGGCCGCCTCCGAAGCCGGCCGCAAGCTGGCGGAGCGCCTGCTGCTGATGCTGCCCAAGGTCGGGACGCTCTACCGCATGTACCACTCCAGCGTCTTCTCGCGCACCCTGGGCGTGCTGCTGTCCGGCGGCCTGCCCGCGGTGCAGGCCCTCGAGGTGGTGCAGCGCACCAGCCCCAGCGAGCGCATGAAGGCAGGCCTGGCCACGGTCACCGAGAAGGTGCGCGCCGGCAGCAGCCTGCACCTCGCCCTGGAACAGGCGAAGATCCTGGATCCCCTGGCGGTCGAAATGGTGCGCGTGGGCGAGCAGAGCAGCGCCCTGCCCGAGATGCTCGACCACGTGGCCGACTTCTTCGATCAGGAAGTGGAGAAGGCCACCACCGCCGTCACCAGCCTCATCGGGCCCATCCTGATCCTCTTCATGGGCGTGGTCGTCCTCGCCCTCCTGCTGGCCATCTACGTGCCGCTCTTCAACGCCAGCAGCGTGGTGCGGTAG
- a CDS encoding aspartate aminotransferase family protein, with translation MPSTSAVPALLPTYAPYPFPLVKGEGDRVFDDRGQAWWDFYGGHCVCATGHSHPKVVKALADQAASLLFYSAAAALPVRDAAAAKITAFSGMDSVFFCNSGAEANENALKVALLLTGRKRLGAFDGGWHGRTTLALSVTDDPKITQPFADSLTPCLRLPFGDLAALAAADFSDVAGIILEPIQSMAGIKTATREWFQALRAKCDATGTLLIFDEIQTGMGRMGTPFAAQFYGVRPDLLTSAKGLASGVPMGALLMTANVASKLKGGDLGSTFGGGPLACAALLATVDVIESEGLMGRASEAAAWLRKELKGTVVEGVQGEGLLLGLHTPHAAALKKHLMAQHILLGGSGDPQVLRLMPPLNVSDAALTALVAAIHAFAKP, from the coding sequence ATGCCTTCCACCTCCGCCGTCCCCGCCCTGCTGCCCACCTATGCCCCCTATCCCTTTCCGCTGGTGAAGGGCGAGGGCGACCGGGTCTTCGACGACCGGGGCCAGGCCTGGTGGGACTTCTACGGCGGCCACTGCGTGTGCGCCACGGGCCACAGCCACCCCAAGGTGGTGAAGGCCCTGGCCGACCAGGCCGCCTCGCTGCTCTTCTACTCCGCCGCCGCGGCCCTGCCCGTGCGGGATGCCGCCGCCGCGAAGATCACGGCCTTCTCGGGCATGGACTCGGTCTTTTTCTGCAACAGCGGGGCCGAGGCCAACGAGAACGCGCTGAAGGTGGCGCTGCTGCTCACGGGCCGGAAGCGGCTCGGCGCCTTCGACGGCGGCTGGCACGGCCGGACCACGCTCGCCCTCTCCGTGACGGACGACCCCAAGATCACCCAGCCCTTCGCGGACAGCCTCACCCCCTGCCTGCGGCTGCCCTTCGGAGACCTGGCCGCCCTGGCGGCGGCGGACTTCTCGGACGTGGCCGGCATCATCCTCGAGCCCATCCAGAGCATGGCCGGCATCAAGACTGCCACCCGCGAATGGTTCCAGGCCCTGCGCGCCAAGTGCGACGCCACCGGCACCCTGCTCATCTTCGACGAGATCCAGACGGGCATGGGCCGCATGGGCACGCCCTTCGCCGCCCAGTTCTACGGCGTGCGGCCCGACCTCCTGACCTCCGCCAAGGGCCTGGCCTCCGGCGTGCCCATGGGCGCCCTGCTGATGACCGCCAACGTGGCCTCGAAGCTCAAGGGCGGCGACCTGGGCAGCACCTTCGGCGGCGGCCCCCTGGCTTGCGCGGCCCTGCTGGCCACGGTGGACGTCATCGAGTCCGAAGGGTTGATGGGGCGGGCTTCCGAAGCCGCTGCGTGGCTTCGGAAGGAGTTGAAAGGCACGGTCGTCGAAGGCGTCCAGGGCGAGGGGCTGCTCCTCGGACTCCACACGCCCCACGCCGCCGCCTTGAAAAAGCACCTCATGGCGCAGCACATCCTCCTGGGCGGCTCCGGCGATCCCCAGGTGCTGCGCCTGATGCCGCCCCTCAACGTCAGCGACGCGGCCCTCACCGCCCTCGTCGCCGCCATCCACGCCTTCGCCAAGCCCTGA
- a CDS encoding murein hydrolase activator EnvC family protein has translation MRRGLGLLLPVILLGQSAQDPAALRQKLATIQGRLGQVDQQLAALKKRRKGVLVEIQGISLQRDRARAQVDGARLRRDQAQSEVQVIGREQARIQGEVLKLQGDLRKQVRWMQALGPWGDVGLYASFKDLDAWLVRGRMLAWARLQERKRLEQIHRLQGDLASKEKALKEVLARLANEEKEAAQLQAALRLQEERLNGFLEGLQKDEAAQKQVQAELAEEAVQLERLLAGLLVKPKGEVFEAAVGFATLHGSLPQPVEGTLAQGFGEHLHPRFHTKTVQSGLLIAASSGATVAAVADGKVVYADYYQSYGPMVILEHGSGWFTLYTHLLGLQVAKGQVLKAGETVGAVGDTVDGPRLGFEIRHQAQPQDPQKWLKKKYR, from the coding sequence ATGCGCCGTGGCCTGGGCCTCCTGCTCCCGGTGATCCTGCTGGGCCAATCGGCCCAGGATCCGGCGGCGCTGCGCCAGAAGCTCGCCACCATCCAGGGGCGGCTGGGCCAGGTGGACCAGCAGCTCGCGGCGCTGAAGAAGCGACGCAAGGGCGTGCTGGTGGAGATCCAGGGCATTTCGCTCCAGCGGGACCGGGCCAGGGCCCAGGTGGATGGTGCCCGGCTGCGCCGCGACCAGGCCCAGAGCGAGGTCCAGGTCATCGGTCGCGAGCAGGCCCGCATCCAGGGCGAGGTGCTGAAGCTCCAGGGCGACCTCCGCAAGCAGGTGCGCTGGATGCAGGCCCTGGGTCCCTGGGGTGACGTGGGCCTCTACGCCTCCTTCAAGGACCTGGACGCCTGGCTGGTGCGGGGCCGCATGCTGGCCTGGGCGCGCCTGCAGGAGCGGAAGCGCCTGGAGCAGATCCACCGGCTCCAGGGGGATCTCGCCAGCAAGGAGAAGGCCCTGAAGGAGGTGCTCGCCCGTCTGGCCAACGAGGAGAAGGAGGCCGCCCAGCTGCAGGCCGCGCTGCGGCTCCAGGAGGAGAGGCTCAACGGGTTCCTGGAGGGCCTGCAGAAGGACGAGGCCGCCCAGAAGCAGGTCCAGGCCGAGCTGGCGGAGGAGGCGGTGCAGCTGGAGCGCCTGCTGGCCGGCCTGCTGGTCAAGCCCAAGGGCGAGGTCTTCGAGGCCGCCGTGGGGTTCGCCACCCTGCATGGCAGCCTGCCCCAGCCCGTGGAGGGCACCCTGGCCCAGGGCTTCGGCGAGCACCTGCACCCGCGCTTCCACACCAAGACCGTGCAGAGCGGCCTGCTCATCGCGGCCTCCAGCGGCGCCACGGTCGCGGCCGTGGCCGACGGCAAGGTGGTCTACGCGGACTACTACCAGAGCTACGGGCCCATGGTGATTCTCGAGCACGGCAGCGGCTGGTTCACCCTCTACACCCACCTCCTGGGGCTCCAGGTGGCCAAGGGCCAGGTGCTCAAGGCCGGCGAGACCGTGGGCGCCGTGGGCGACACCGTGGATGGCCCGCGCCTGGGCTTCGAGATCCGCCACCAGGCCCAGCCCCAGGACCCGCAGAAGTGGCTGAAGAAGAAATACCGATAG
- the argB gene encoding acetylglutamate kinase, translating to MPLSPNPYAALKEASRYVRLFRGKTFVVKVGGEVIAEPKIRKALCEQIALLWSFSIKVVVVHGGGAELDAVCEAMNIPVQKVAGRRVTSPEVLDAAKMVFAGQVHMDLLAELQAAGVPAVGLTGLDAGLLKATRRPPVPVVPDGATEPQLVDFGLVGDIDTVDPHVLSHLLEGGFVPVVAPLSGGEDGAIYNTNADTIAASLATALGAEKLFFLLSVPGLLKDVHKASSLVPHATLDELAAFEAKGVISGGMRPKVAAVKAALQGGVASAHLVSGVAPDALLAEIFTNEGSGTMVVASQPVTGGAK from the coding sequence ATGCCGCTCTCCCCCAATCCCTACGCCGCCCTCAAGGAAGCCTCCCGGTACGTCCGCCTGTTCCGCGGCAAGACCTTTGTGGTGAAGGTGGGCGGCGAGGTCATCGCCGAGCCCAAGATCCGCAAGGCCCTCTGCGAGCAGATCGCCCTGCTGTGGTCCTTCTCCATCAAGGTGGTGGTGGTGCATGGGGGCGGCGCGGAGCTGGACGCCGTCTGCGAGGCCATGAACATCCCCGTGCAGAAGGTGGCGGGGCGGCGCGTGACGAGCCCCGAGGTGCTGGACGCCGCCAAGATGGTCTTCGCGGGCCAGGTGCACATGGACCTGCTGGCGGAGCTCCAGGCCGCGGGCGTGCCCGCCGTGGGCCTCACGGGGCTGGACGCCGGCCTCCTCAAGGCCACCAGGCGGCCGCCGGTGCCCGTGGTGCCGGACGGTGCCACCGAGCCTCAGCTGGTGGACTTCGGCCTGGTCGGTGACATCGACACCGTGGATCCCCACGTTCTCAGCCACCTGCTCGAAGGAGGTTTCGTGCCGGTGGTGGCGCCGCTTTCCGGGGGGGAAGACGGCGCCATTTACAACACCAACGCCGACACCATCGCCGCCAGCCTGGCCACGGCCCTGGGCGCCGAGAAGCTGTTCTTCCTGCTCTCCGTGCCGGGTCTGCTGAAGGACGTCCACAAGGCCTCCTCGCTCGTGCCCCACGCCACCCTGGACGAGCTGGCGGCCTTCGAGGCCAAGGGCGTGATCAGCGGCGGCATGCGGCCCAAGGTGGCGGCGGTGAAGGCGGCGCTCCAGGGCGGCGTCGCCAGCGCCCACCTGGTGAGCGGCGTCGCCCCGGATGCCCTGCTGGCCGAGATCTTCACCAACGAAGGCAGCGGCACCATGGTGGTGGCCTCCCAGCCCGTGACCGGCGGAGCCAAGTGA